From Oceanispirochaeta sp. M1:
CTGGTCTAGTCGTCCCTATTTCGGGATATTTTGAACAGGAGCCGTATACGAGGTCCGTACGTACGGTTCTGTAAGAGGGATGAAAAGAGACTCTTTGAGAAAAGGTCTCTTTTCACCCTACTTAATTAAACTAGTGATTTTTGTATAGCTATAGATTAAACCATCTGCCATCAGTCCAGGAGGTAGGTATTTTCATCTCCGCTGCCGCTGTCTCCTGAGAAGGGATCATTCAGCAGGAAGTCAATCATACCGTCATCAATCTCATCGTATCCGGAACCTGAATCGGCATAGGGATCTTCAAGAAGACCGACACCGGGGGCGGATATCATTGATGAAGAGAAATCATTCAGATATTTCTGAGCCAGGTCATCATTTCTCTTCTCTTCAAAGGCATGTATAGGACAGTACCTGGTAGGTTCGGTCCCCTTGAGGAATATTTCCATTCTTGTACCGTTGTTACAGCCATCTGTGGGAATCATACCCGAGAGGTTGCAAACTTCCATCTCCACTATGCCGTGACTGGGTTTGGGGAAATTCTCGATGGGCATCTGACTGTTGATATAGGCCATATATTCACCCCATATCCAGGCTGTTGCGGTAGCACCGGTCTGGTTGACTCCAAGGGTACTTCCTCCCTGATCGAATCCAGCCCACATAACAGTGGTGAAGTGGGGTGAGAAGCCCGTAGTCCAGGCATCAGCCCAGTTCTGTGTCGTTCCTGTCTTTCCGGCCATGGGCATTCTGTCAAAGCCCTTCACATAACGGGGTAGATGGGCCAGAGTACCGGTCAGTGTGGTTTCATGAAGCAGCTGCGTCATGATGTAGGCCTCTTCGGTAGACATTATCTGAAGATCTTCTTTCTTCTGTTCGTTTCTGAGATCTCTCTCAGGATTTAAAATTATATTTCCATCTCGGTCTTCTACATAACGGATGGCCAGAGGCTGAACCGCACGGCCCTGATTAGCGAATGTAGCGTAGGCCTGAGCCATCCTTAAGGGACTCACGGTAATAACTCCCAGTCCAAGGGGAAAAACCCGTGGGAAGCGTTTACCTATCTCTACAGGATCTGTATAACCAAGGAGTCTGGCTGACCGGCTGATGGCCATTTCAAAACCGATACCTTCAAGTACGGTGATGGCAGGAACATTCATGGAGTTGGCCAGAGCATCACGGAGTAGAACACTGCCTTCCCATTCACCCTTGTAGTTCAAGGGTGTATAGAAGGAGCCGTCAGGGTTGATAAATACTCTGGGAGCATCAACAATTCTCGTGGCGGGAGTGAATTTCCTGGAGGATATAGCCGCAGAGTAATACAGAGGTTTAAATGATGAACCGGGCATCAACTCACCATCGACGGCTCTGTTGAACTGGTTGGCTCTGTTAAACTCACTGCCACCGACCATGGCCAGAATATAACCTGTATCATTATCAAGCGTTATCATGGCGGTCTGAACCGTTGACTGCTGATTTTTCAGTCTGTTGTCGTCATAACTGAATTGACTCATATAGTTTATTTCATTCATGCCGAACATCATGGAGAGCATATCCATTGTAGGATTTATGATGTTCTGAAAATCTTCTTTGGCTCTCTTTTTTTCCTGTGAGCCGGCAATACGGATATCCTCAATATTCATAGTCAGGGACAAAAGATCGATGATAGGAACATAAACATCATCCACAATATCCATTCTGTTTCCGATATTTTCCTGATACTTCTTATTCCATCGATTAAGACCTTTAAGGGTCAGCTCATCGGCCTTGGCCTGATAATCCAGATTAAGCGTTGTATGTACGATATAACCGTCTGTATAGATATCCTGCTTTCCGTAAAGCATTTCATCCAGCTGTGTTCTGATATATTCACTGAACCAGGGGGCCCTGTCTTCACGTTCAAAGAAGGCTGTTGTTTTGTTGTCTCTGGACCAGTCATATCGATTATCCCAGTAGTCAGCCATGCTTAGATCGGCATCTTGCTGCGTCAGAAAACCATTCTCCACCATCTGCTGAATGATAGAATATTGCACTTTTCGTGCCCTGTCAGGGAAACGTATAGGGGAATAGCGGCCGCTTGTGCTCACAAGCTGAATAACAAGCATTACAGATTCAGCTACAGTATTATCCACTGCAGAGTGATCAAAATAGAATTTGGACGCTGCTTCAACACCATGAGTATTATGACCAAAGGGCATCTTGTTGATATAAAGTTCCAGAATTTCATACTTGGTAAGCTGTCGTTCCAGCTGAAAGGCCCACCATAGCTCTTTGAGCTTTCTTGTGACGGAAATATCACTTCTGTCTGCATACAGATGCCCGGCAAGCTGCTGAGTCAGTGTGCTTCCTCCCTGGAGGTTGCTGAAAAATACAG
This genomic window contains:
- a CDS encoding penicillin-binding protein 1A, coding for MIFSGKRKVILLVLVSSLALISIGVGISTGLVVATNYNILNMENFGEDTPALPSQILDINGNLITEFFSVEKREIVSIQDLPESLIYALITREDGNFFDHNGFSFMGTIRALYRSVFFSNLQGGSTLTQQLAGHLYADRSDISVTRKLKELWWAFQLERQLTKYEILELYINKMPFGHNTHGVEAASKFYFDHSAVDNTVAESVMLVIQLVSTSGRYSPIRFPDRARKVQYSIIQQMVENGFLTQQDADLSMADYWDNRYDWSRDNKTTAFFEREDRAPWFSEYIRTQLDEMLYGKQDIYTDGYIVHTTLNLDYQAKADELTLKGLNRWNKKYQENIGNRMDIVDDVYVPIIDLLSLTMNIEDIRIAGSQEKKRAKEDFQNIINPTMDMLSMMFGMNEINYMSQFSYDDNRLKNQQSTVQTAMITLDNDTGYILAMVGGSEFNRANQFNRAVDGELMPGSSFKPLYYSAAISSRKFTPATRIVDAPRVFINPDGSFYTPLNYKGEWEGSVLLRDALANSMNVPAITVLEGIGFEMAISRSARLLGYTDPVEIGKRFPRVFPLGLGVITVSPLRMAQAYATFANQGRAVQPLAIRYVEDRDGNIILNPERDLRNEQKKEDLQIMSTEEAYIMTQLLHETTLTGTLAHLPRYVKGFDRMPMAGKTGTTQNWADAWTTGFSPHFTTVMWAGFDQGGSTLGVNQTGATATAWIWGEYMAYINSQMPIENFPKPSHGIVEMEVCNLSGMIPTDGCNNGTRMEIFLKGTEPTRYCPIHAFEEKRNDDLAQKYLNDFSSSMISAPGVGLLEDPYADSGSGYDEIDDGMIDFLLNDPFSGDSGSGDENTYLLD